One genomic window of Caenorhabditis elegans chromosome I includes the following:
- the nhr-174 gene encoding Nuclear hormone receptor family member nhr-174 (Partially confirmed by transcript evidence), translating to MTIILTDPVCPVCEFPSNVELHFGGLVCGACAAFFRRTVSLNIRYLCEKKNQCKGKRKNCRACRFDYCVKIAGMKRNLVRQRKNSTNTPMYILNRRKDSGNEEVVRGFVTSTQSKWAQHSRKSSMSPNKEAEKDVSKILKISHGRLLKYYIYQITQGKWVNMNTLNIKSVEEFLEITSIHNKLAAEICKTCPGVDLLDNEDILTIRKYFQFSNVWIESAWNYLMSADKHVQIDDSELDLTLLKFINQVKSTLLVSLSQLKFNTIEFAAFKSICIWKLVYHGTSRAMKIIAQEHYEGVAKALNDYYQTYTSMKKSRYLQF from the exons CATGTGCTGCTTTCTTCCGGAGAACAGTTTCACTGAACATCCGTTACTTatgtgaaaagaaaaatcaatgcaAGGGAAAGAGAAAGAATTGCAGAGCTTGTAGATTTGATTATTGTGTGAAAATTGCTGGAATGAAAAGAAACT taGTAAGacagagaaaaaattcaacaaacaCCCCAATGTACATATTGAACAGAAGAAAAGATTCCGGAAATGAAGAAGTCGTCAGAG GTTTTGTGACATCAACCCAATCTAAATGGGCACAACATTCGAGAAAGTCATCTATGAGTCCTAACaaagaagctgaaaaagatGTTAGCAAGATATTGAAAATAAGTCATGGGAGGCTTTTAAAGTATTACATATATCAAATCACACAAGGTAAATGGGTTAATATG AATACATTGAATATAAAATCAGTAgaggaatttttggaaatcacTAGTATTCACAATAAACTAGCAGCTGAAATATGTAAAACTTGTCCTGGAGTCGATCTACTTGATAATGAGGATATTTTGACTATacggaaatattttcaattttccaatgtttGGATTGAATCTGCATGGAATTATTTGATGTCAGCAGATAAACATGTTCAAATTGATGACTCGGAACTTGACTT AACACTGCTTAAATTCATTAACCAAGTAAAATCAACGCTGCTTGTCTCACTTTCCCAGCTGAAATTCAATACTATCGAGTTTGCAGCATTCAAATCAATTTGCATCTGGAAATTGGTGTATCATGGGACAAGCCGAGCCATGAAAATTATTGCACAAGAACATTATGAAGGTGTTGCAAAAGCTTTGAACGATTATTATCAG ACTTACACATCTATGAAGAAATCACGCTACttgcaattttga